The Larimichthys crocea isolate SSNF chromosome XXI, L_crocea_2.0, whole genome shotgun sequence genomic sequence CACAAGAGACAGAGTAAAGTGATAAAACGTTGAAACTGCTCCGTAGAagtgatataataatattaattctATTGACTCTACTCTTCAAAGTTAatggtttaatataaattaattcATACAGTTGGTTTTTCTCTTTAAGTTAACGTTCATTTGAGAATTGGAATTGTGTCTGAAAAGGTTTTTAGCTCAAGTATATGAACAATATCTTTAACaaactgtcttttgttttaagTGTGAGTTTACAGCAATGTCATTACAACATTtgataaactgaaaatgtttttttttgttccttaaaTTCAGTAGaaattaaatttagatttttagatcACTCTAGGTCTCTCAACATTCAATTATTAAGGCAATAAATAAGGTAGATTCATTGCTGAATACCAGTGAGGCATACTGAGAACTGCTTTTGTAATCTAGTACCCAAACGTCCAAGGATCACTATGTGGCAGTTAGTTTGTGAACCATGATTAATTGGAATGAGTTCCAGTGATTAACCATTTTCACTATTAATCaagattttaaatgtcatgGTTTTGTATGTAAAGGCTCACTACACCTGNNNNNNNNNNCATTTGTTCAAACCGTGCTGCCGCAACAAGcaacggcagcagcagcaacaagaggaggaggaagaagaagaggaggaggaagacgaggaggaagaagaggtggaggtagAGGAGGGCCCGGTGGGCGTGGATGTCGTCAGCAGGCAGAAATCCCAGGCggaagaggaagtgaaggagATGCCAACGTGTGAGGAACGAGAGAGAGTCTGCTCAGCTATGCGTACCATGACAACGCCTCCGAGTAGGAGCGGTGTGGTGTGGGTGAGGAAGGTGGTGAATACAAACCTAaagctcctcctccctcctcttgcACACATCTCGAAGAAATCTTGgggtgcagttttttttttctctcaaagcACTTACCGAAAGAAGTTGCCTCAGATTGCTTCAATCATAAAGCAGCTGTAAATCCTTTGGTCTTCTCcataataatgttgttttttttttgtgtttattatttttaaacgGTAACATTatgaactgttgttgttgttttccacttTGTTCTGTCTCTTATTTGGTATTAATATTCTCACCTCCTGATGATGGGCCGTCATccgtggatttttttttttttggatcaacTTTAGATGAAAATGCTGGAGCTCAAGTTTGCTggacatttaaaacattttattccatgCCAATAGATCCACGTACTTACAGAAAAAGGTGCATTTGAAATTCATCACCAACAGTTCAGCTGATTCAACTCATTCTCAACGTGGATATTTTATAAGCATATATGTTAAGATGACTAATATAATGAGAttagtttgggttttttctttgtgaagagtagatatctcttttttttaaatctcgtTTTGGAATGAAGACACTTTATATCAACAGAGCACAGACCTGTACAGTgtccctttgtgtttgtgtttattcacattGACATCCTatcaaagagtttgtgtttgtagattGGAttagtgtctctgtgtgcaaaTGTGGTCCCATTTTAAATAAGGCCTATTCACAGCTTCAACAGCAATACACCAGCCTTAATTATGTGTCACGACAGTGCTAGTGTAATTCTGGATTGGTATTAAGGAACAAAAAGGGACAGTAGCTATATTTATTGTGGCCTCACAACACATAGTGCATTTTTGCATGAATGGCAAGCCCATCACCAAAAGACGTAAATCTGATGCATATAGTCTACTAAAAAATTGCATGGCCTTATAAAACTGTaaatcttttaatcttttattttttggatcCATTCTCTGAAGTTTAActtatttttatatgtaaaaaaaagaaaaaaaaggaaaacagaagtTTCTTTGCATAATAatccacacaacacaacagtcaAAACACACAATCGGTCTATAGTCTATTCAGCATATCAATATCAGTGATTTCCGGCATTTCCTGTGTCAGTAAACGGTAAAAGACTTTATACGAGCTGAAATTCATGCCATTGCCTCTTCTATACCACAAATGTGTTGTGATATATAGCCtaatattactttatttatcaaATTAAAGCCAAAGCACATTGAAATTCACCCAATGTCAAATCAATGCAGGTTTTATGGACACTTGTGCTTGTCCGAGgtcatttgtatgtatgtttatggtATTTAAAAAGAACACTATATGAAATTTCATACATTTGATGTTGTAGTTGGGAGCTGGGAGGTATGTGTTGTACTAATGGGCTGGGTGAGCTGTATGGCTCCTATATGggtttgattattatttatttcatattttttgtatcaCTCGCATCCCCGCTTAGAAGTGTAATACTATGAATTCTTCATCTTTAGCTTATGCGTAGTATGGTTTGTACATCAGAAATCAAATGTAATTCTCTCGCAGGTTTCGTCAAACATTGCGCTGAATTACTGGATGTCAATATTGTGAAATGTTGTTAGAGTATTTATTTACTCATCAGTTGATTGCGTGCAACCTACTTATTCTGTACCATCACTTTGGATCTGTATCATACTGTAGACTGAAACGATGATAGATTGCAACCAAaactgtgctttttcttttctcttttagcCTGTAGCTTAATGTTACAGAGTAGTAGGATACTTAACCTCGACTTGCAGTACTGTTGCTTGCATTTACTTAGCTTACAAGTTAGACAaaggttttgtatttttatattacacATGTACTTTTTTACTTGTCCTTAATAAAAGTAATTTTGTGAGTTTTCTTTTGAGAGGGGGTGTGGAGTGAATTATTGAGATACAGTTGaaatcaaaataacatttacagtgatttattaataataaataatatgtatttatacagtagCGTCGTTAGGCTGTTTTAGGGCCTAATAAACgtataatacaataaataactactaataactaataataatttttcTCCTTCAGGCTTAGCCCCCCCTGTCCTTAAAACCTAGTGACACCCTCTGTATTTATATATCAGGCAATAAACTATAACTGAAGGGTAAAGTGAATTCTCAACATTTTAGAGACAATGTGCCTCCCAAGGTCCACTGCATCACTTTATCAATCATTTGATCAATTCACATGTACCCAGACTGCGTAGTTTAGTGTACTTATTCTATGATCACATTGGTTGGATAAAACAAACTATAATATGGGTTCAGGGTAGTACTCATTTTTCATTCTGTGCAgcttccataaaaaaaaaaattgtcttaTGTCAGATTGAAGAAAAGGTTAATGACTCTGATTACAAAAGAAGGAAATGCTGGTTTGTGATATACAACATCCTGTAGGTTTTAGTCTGGATTTGAACATTGACATTTCAGAGGGAACAAGGAAGGAACCAGGGTGTACTTAATTTCCATACACAATACACATACAATGCCACCAgtgcaattatttttttttcctccctatTTAGGctttggaaatgttttaaaacactgattatAATGAGATTACTGAAAAGGcatatgtgttgtttgtttttcaaacacaTTATTAAAGTGATTCCCATAGAATAATTTTTGCATGTCAATCACTTTGATAACTAGAGCAGTATCAATTCTGTTCATTATCTGTGCAGCACAGTCAGACTACATTCAAGCATCTGATTGTTATATTGTaaacacagatgaaataaatattactgtattattgtattactCTTCTTGGCAGATAAAGGAAGCAGCCTCTTAAAACTCATAAATCAAGGTTAAGAAATTCCAAAGACTATTGTGGAACTCAATCAATCTAAGATTTTCTGTAACTGCAGTATACGGACTGTAACCGCTTATCCGGGGTCcaagggggctggagcctatcccggctgacattgggcaagaggtggggtacaccctggaaaagtcactagttcatcacagggctgacaaacAGAGACAACTATTGGTATAACTTAATGTTAGGCTGTATTTAGTTACCTGTGATACTAGAAAAGTATGTTcagtagctcagtccgtagTGATTTGGGTTAGGAACTGGAgagtggctggttcaagtccagtatggtatagggtggactggtagctggagaggtgccagtttaCCTCCTGAGCAAGATACCGAACCCCTAACTGCTTCCAGGGTACCCCTAAGTGGCTTCCCATGTGCATGTTCACGAGTAAGTAAAAAcatgagtgaaaaaaataatttcattgaaaaagtatctattctaaaaaattattattctttaatagagtgtgttttagtttagtttcacaTTCTGATCACGttaattagtttttatatttcttagttgttgtttttttaaataatcagctTTTATAAATTGAGATATAtttatgtacaaaaataaacacactttcGTTGTTCttgttattatataattttgCGCCTGATAAAcaagaaatgtataaaataaatgatttaatgttggtttgagttttaaataaagaaacgagatggaaaaaaaagaaccgGAAGCGGCGGTCCTATGACCGGACGTTAACAAAAACAGGgaagtggtttgtttttgtttcacagccAGCTGTCAGATGTGCATTTGGGCTGCAGATGTCGTTTTAAATCGGATCTTCAAGCAGCCAGAGGTCGACACAGACACCCACCGTGAGGCCTGAGGTAGATAACGTGATCTTTGTAGCTTTGCTTGTCAGTGTAGCTCGCACGCTAACGCTAACTCTGGTGGACTGCTCTGTGGCTGAGCGTCAGTCTCCTGCCAGGATTATTCTTTATCCTCTCTCGGTTTCAGTGCTGAAAAGTGTTGATATTATGTTGAATTAAGttttatatttgcagttttttgtCCCGTCTCGGTCGTCACCATGGTGGAGCCCACAGCATCCGGCGTGTTCTGCAACAGGATGCTGAGCATGGTCAACTCTGAGGATGTTAACGCCATCATCCAGGCTCAGAGACACATGTGAGTGTCATGAGGCTTTGCTGAGACTCTGCACTGCTAAGACCTGCGTGTGACAGTGTTGTTGACACCTGCGTTCATCCCTTGTAAACTGGCATCTGAAGATGATTGTTGCTTTTGTCTGAATAATTGTGAAAACAGGCTTGACCGCTTTGAGAAAACCAACGAAATGCTGATCAACTTCAACGGGCTGTCTAATGTCCGGCTGCAGCAGATGAACGAGCGCTTCCTGCTCCACACCCGCACGCTTGTGGAGATGAAGAAAGATCTGGACAGCGTCTTCAGAAGAATCAGGTAAGTCACCACAAGCCcagtgatacacacacacacacatacacacacacctacctgaCCTGTGCATATTGATCTCATCTGCTTCTCCAGGACACTAAAAGGGAAGATCGCTAAGCAGTACCCAGAAGCTTTCAGCAGTGAGTTAGCAGTTTCTTTCCATacatcatttaaattaaagccACAGTTCACCACATCAGCTTGTctaaagtgtttgtttctctggcAGACATCCACGAGTCACCCATCCTCgaggacgatgatgatgagTTCGACCCGGTTCCCCGCAGCATAGCCACAACAATTACAACAGCCACCTCGGAGCAGAGCACAGAGTCCTGTGACACGAGTCCAGATGTGATCTCACCCACTGTGAGCAGATGCTCTGAGGATCTCTCTCAAGAGCCGCCCGACACGCCCACCTCCGACTTCCTAGAGACAGCCGTCCTCCAGGACGAGGGTCCTGACTCTGTACCTGCAGAATAGAACGAGCAGTGTGTGGATGAACTATTTTAAAAGGGTCGTGTTgtatttttgagttttgtgttgGCCTCTACAATGTTTGGTGACTTTTCCAGTCATTAATCTATCTGATGGAGAGAGCATCACAGCCTTGATGTTAGATGTGGCTATGAACTGTCTGTGAGGACGCTGGGTTATGTCGGCATGCTTATTTGTTCTATGCCTGCACAGCACTAAAACACTGCAGATAATACTTGAAGTTGTATAGTATCTCACAatagatgtactgtatatatctgtTTGAATGGAGAAGTGTCTCATGAATTATGTCACTTGAATGTTCTCAGCCTGAACAGTACTAGTTAAGGATTAGTTATCACTATCGTTACAATATTGTCATATTGCAGCATTGTTAGTTTATGGCCTCTGTTTGTTCATGCAATTTAATCTGATGCTTTAACAACCCCTGCCAAGAAATTGTCTCTTTGTTTGCCTCCTCCGTCACTGGGAAGGTTAATAGTCAGTGATCAGTGTCTCTGGAGCTGTCAGGGATTCAGACACATGAGCAAGGCAGGCTGTGTGAGTGGAGGGTCCAATCGTTCCTTCCTGTCCATCTAAGCTTCAGTGTAAAAGGGAAGGTCCAGCCTAAACTGGACATAATTTGTCATATCATCTCAGTTTTCAATTTGTGGATTTGAAAAATGATCACCATGaaaagcacagagacagagtaaAGTGATAAAACGTTGAAACTGCTCCGTAGAagtgatataataataatattaattctATTGACTCTACTCTTCAAA encodes the following:
- the kxd1 gene encoding kxDL motif-containing protein 1, which encodes MVEPTASGVFCNRMLSMVNSEDVNAIIQAQRHMLDRFEKTNEMLINFNGLSNVRLQQMNERFLLHTRTLVEMKKDLDSVFRRIRTLKGKIAKQYPEAFSNIHESPILEDDDDEFDPVPRSIATTITTATSEQSTESCDTSPDVISPTVSRCSEDLSQEPPDTPTSDFLETAVLQDEGPDSVPAE